The following coding sequences are from one Dehalococcoidia bacterium window:
- a CDS encoding histidine kinase codes for MKAVRAGHPSASPGAVARGRRLAILCLLAEGPRSAEALAGALGTSPRAVVRHLRLLAASGLVRQRDEVWSLDGAAVAGALARLVASGPPLGEVAPPPEECLLCRNKGYVLSLVAELARSLNEARQQHERLRQLSAQAMRAQEEERRRVARELHDDTAQALTALLMKLRALERSFAHEEGRRELEELRALVSHTLEGVRRLAADLRPSTLDDLGLPAATTAYVQQFARIWGLPVHLRVDRLEGRLAPDVELAVYRVLQEALANVAKHSGASQAWVSLGRRRGALVLTVRDDGRGFDVAAVLRGRERGLGLFGMQERMALVGGSLRVRSRPGEGTAVVARVPLPAEGDG; via the coding sequence TCGGCCTCACCGGGCGCGGTGGCCCGGGGCCGTCGCCTGGCCATACTATGCCTGCTGGCCGAGGGGCCCAGGTCGGCAGAGGCCCTGGCTGGCGCGCTGGGGACGAGCCCCAGGGCTGTGGTGCGGCACCTGCGGCTTCTCGCTGCCAGCGGCCTGGTGAGGCAGCGGGACGAGGTGTGGTCGCTGGACGGGGCAGCGGTGGCGGGGGCGCTGGCGCGGCTGGTCGCCTCCGGCCCGCCCCTGGGAGAGGTTGCCCCTCCGCCGGAGGAGTGTCTGCTGTGCCGCAACAAGGGCTACGTGCTCTCGCTGGTGGCGGAGCTGGCCAGGAGCCTCAATGAGGCCCGGCAGCAGCACGAGCGGCTGCGCCAGCTTTCGGCCCAGGCCATGAGGGCGCAGGAGGAGGAGCGCAGGCGGGTGGCCCGGGAATTGCACGACGACACCGCCCAGGCCCTGACGGCGCTGCTGATGAAGCTGCGGGCGCTGGAGCGCTCTTTCGCCCACGAGGAGGGGCGGCGCGAGCTGGAGGAGCTGCGCGCGCTGGTGTCGCACACCCTGGAGGGGGTGCGGCGCCTGGCGGCGGACCTGCGTCCCAGCACCCTGGACGACCTGGGGCTGCCCGCAGCCACGACCGCCTACGTGCAGCAGTTCGCCCGCATCTGGGGCCTGCCGGTGCACCTGAGGGTGGACCGGCTCGAGGGGCGCCTTGCGCCCGATGTGGAGCTGGCCGTCTACCGGGTCCTGCAGGAGGCCCTGGCCAACGTGGCCAAGCACTCCGGGGCCAGCCAGGCCTGGGTGTCCTTGGGTCGACGCCGGGGTGCGCTAGTGCTGACGGTGCGCGACGATGGCCGCGGCTTCGACGTGGCGGCGGTGCTGCGTGGTCGCGAGCGGGGGCTGGGGCTGTTCGGCATGCAGGAGCGCATGGCCCTGGTGGGCGGCTCCCTGAGGGTCCGCTCGCGGCCGGGGGAGGGCACCGCCGTGGTGGCAAGGGTCCCGTTGCCCGCCGAGGGGGATGGTTGA
- a CDS encoding response regulator transcription factor, whose product MGEAPVRVLLADDHAVVRSGLRALLAAEADLQVVGEAATGREAVAKAETLRPDVVVMDISMPDMDGLEAARAIRERGLPSRVVILTVHADDEYLFQALDAGACGYVVKSASDTDLVEAIRLAARGQAFLYPSTVRRVLSEYVRSQGQRGHGPERLSPREREVLRLTAAGYTNQEIARELGISPKTVDTYRQRIMEKLGLERRSELVRYALRKGLLRAE is encoded by the coding sequence GTGGGCGAAGCCCCTGTCCGCGTGCTCCTGGCCGACGACCACGCCGTCGTCCGCTCGGGGCTGAGGGCGCTGCTGGCCGCCGAGGCGGACCTGCAGGTGGTGGGGGAGGCCGCCACCGGCCGGGAGGCGGTGGCCAAGGCCGAGACGCTGCGCCCGGACGTGGTGGTCATGGACATCTCCATGCCCGACATGGACGGCCTGGAGGCCGCCCGCGCCATCAGGGAGCGCGGCCTGCCCTCCCGGGTGGTGATCCTCACCGTCCACGCCGACGACGAGTACCTCTTCCAGGCGCTGGACGCGGGCGCCTGCGGCTACGTGGTCAAGAGTGCCAGCGACACCGACCTGGTGGAGGCCATCCGTCTGGCCGCCAGGGGGCAGGCGTTCCTCTACCCCTCCACCGTGAGGCGGGTGCTGAGCGAATACGTGCGGTCACAGGGGCAGCGGGGCCACGGCCCCGAGAGGCTCAGCCCCAGGGAGCGGGAGGTGCTGAGGCTCACCGCCGCCGGCTACACCAACCAGGAGATCGCCCGGGAGCTGGGCATCAGCCCCAAGACGGTGGACACCTACCGCCAGCGCATCATGGAGAAGCTGGGCCTGGAGCGGCGCTCGGAGCTGGTCCGCTACGCGCTGCGCAAGGGGCTGCTGCGGGCCGAGTAG